One genomic region from Oryzias melastigma strain HK-1 unplaced genomic scaffold, ASM292280v2 sc00335, whole genome shotgun sequence encodes:
- the scn4ab gene encoding sodium channel protein type 4 subunit alpha B, whose translation MTSLLPPVGAEVFIRFTPASLEKIQQRHEAEEKELQRKKDKNIEIAEDDLPKPASDLEAGKPLPFIFGDPPPEFLNIPLEDLDPFYQSQKTFIVLSKGNVIYRFNAEPACYLLTPFNPLRIFSIRILIHSFFSLFIMVTILTNCVFMTMSDPPAWSKTVEYVFTGIYTFEATVKVFSRGFCIGDFTFLRDPWNWLDFMVISMAYLTEFVDLGNVSALRTFRVLRALKTITVIPGLKTIVGALIQSVKKLGDVMVLTVFCLSVFALIGLQLFMGNLRQKCVLMPSEFLSNHSASDGFNSSFYVNNTSGDNGTGFDFYEHINNPENYYYIPGHIDALLCGNSSDAGVCPDGYTCLKAGRNPNYGYTSYDSFSWAFLALFRLMTQDFWENLFQLTLRAAGKTYMIFFVIVIFLGSFYLINLILAVVAMAYAEQNEATMAEAKQKEEEYAQILEALKKRDEEVACKMALLQKQNPDPQRNNSVEESKSKEQENIAVDGYDDDQRPCPPCWYTFSDIFLKWDCCGCWRWLKRLLYTIIMDPFVDLTITICIVLNTVFMAMEHYPMTEKFEELLSIGNLVFTGIFTAEMILKLLAMDPYYYFQVGWNIFDSIIVTMSLVELGLANVQGLSVLRSFRLMRVFKLAKSWPTLNMLIKIIGNSVGALGNLTLVLAIIVFIFAVVGMQLFGKNYKDCVCRISEDCELPRWHMNDFFHAFLIIFRILCGEWIETMWDCMEVSGQTMCLIVFMMVLVIGNLVVLNLFLALLLSSFSGDNLSASDEEGENNLQIAINRINRAVAWTKAWILKHIHSVVQKEINLEEKNCQDAGDVDNSNKEVLALTFVSSALSAPQVKDAIGNHSNITSNYHNITSLKVPIAESESDLELPVSEDEEEEEEEEERLSQCEESSGCSTIEEPVVIEAETYEESDVPEDCYTDKCYNRCPCLHIDTSHGRGKAWYIFRKTCFSIVEHNYFETFIIFMILMSSGALAFEDIYMEQRRVIKTVLEYADQVFTYVFVVEMLLKWVAYGFKTYFTNAWCWLDFLIVDVSLVSLTANILGYSELGAIKSLRTLRALRPLRALSRFEGMKVVVNALVGAIPSIFNVLLVCLIFWLIFSIMGVNLFAGKFYYCFNETSQEMFQAEAINNKTECLALIDENLTEVRWKNTKINFDNVGMGYLSLLQVATFKGWMDIMYAAVDSREVESQPMYEENLYMYVYFVCFIIFGSFFTLNLFIGVIIDNFNQQKAKLGGTDLFMTEEQKKYYNAMKKMGSKKPQKPVPRPENRFQGLVFDLVTKQFFDIFIMVLICLNMVTMMVETDEQSLEKETILYWVNLVFIVIFTTECSLKIIALRHHYFAVGWNIFDFVVVILSIVGLLLADIIEKYFVSPTLFRVIRLARIGRILRLIRGAKGIRTLLFALMMSLPALFNIGLLLFLIMFIFSIFGMSNFAYVKKEGMIDDMFNFESFGNSMICLFMITTSAGWDGLLSPIMNTPPDCDPNIENPGSPVRGNCGSPAVGIVFFTSYIIMSFLVVVNMYIAIILENFNVATEESSEPLSEDDFEMFYETWEKFDPDASQFIHYNELSVFCDVLQDPLRIPKPNHIKLVTMDLPLVPGDKIHCLDILVALIKEVLGDSGAMETLKATLEEKFMANNPSKVSYEPISSTLRRKQEEVAAVTIQRAYRRHLQQRAVKPASWKFKEKTEESHNEPSPRKEEGLLSKGISQQLGVTEMVSGKLDQDENMEVKLQSEFLLHAAPPYELLKESLKESAV comes from the exons ATGACATCACTGCTGCCCcctgttggtgcagaagtatTCATTCGTTTTACACCAGCGTCACTGGAGAAAATCCAACAACGACATGAGGCTGAGGAGAAGGAGCTCCAACGGAAGAAGGACAAGAACATCGAG ATAGCCGAAGACGATCTGCCTAAACCAGCCAGTGATCTGGAGGCAGGGAAGCCTTTGCCCTTCATATTCGGAGACCCGCCTCCAGAGTTTCTCAACATCCCATTGGAGGATCTGGATCCATTCTATCAGTCACAAAAG ACCTTCATCGTGCTCAGTAAAGGGAACGTCATCTACAGGTTTAACGCCGAGCCAGCGTGTTACCTTCTAACTCCCTTCAATCCTTTAAGGATCTTTTCCATTCGAATCCTCATCCATTC tttttttagtttgttcatcATGGTGACCATTCTGACCAACTGTGTCTTCATGACCATGAGTGACCCTCCAGCATGGAGCAAGACTGTGGA ATACGTATTTACAGGCATCTACACCTTTGAAGCAACGGTCAAAGTTTTTTCCAGAGGGTTTTGCATTGGAGACTTCACCTTCCTCAGGGATCCCTGGAATTGGCTGGACTTCATGGTCATCAGCATGGC GTATCTGACAGAGTTTGTTGACTTGGGAAATGTTTCAGCTCTGAGGACGTTTAGAGTTCTTCGAGCACTGAAAACCATCACTGTCATTCCAG GTTTGAAGACAATTGTTGGAGCTCTAATCCAATCAGTGAAGAAGCTGGGCGATGTGATGGTCCTGACTGTGTTCTGCCTTAGTGTCTTCGCTCTGATTGGTCTCCAGCTTTTCATGGGAAACCTGAGGCAAAAATGTGTGCTGATGCCCTCAGAGTTTCTGAGCAACCATTCAGCATCTGATGGCTTTAATAGCAGTTTCTATGTCAATAACACCAGTGGAGACAACGGCACTGGCTTTGACTTTTATGAGCACATAAACAACCCAG AGAATTATTACTACATTCCTGGTCATATCGACGCACTGCTGTGTGGAAACAGCTCTGATGCTGG GGTCTGTCCGGATGGCTACACCTGTCTCAAGGCGGGGAGAAACCCAAACTATGGTTACACCAGTTACGACTCTTTTTCTTGGGCATTCCTGGCTCTATTTAGACTAATGACCCAGGACTTCTGGGAGAACCTCTTCCAATTG ACACTTCGAGCAGCAGGAAAAACCTACATGATCTTCTTTGTGATAGTCATCTTCCTTGGCTCCTTCTACCTTATTAACCTCATCTTGGCAGTGGTTGCCATGGCGTATGCTGAGCAGAATGAGGCCACCATGGCTGAGGCCaagcagaaggaggaggagtaTGCTCAGATTTTGGAGGCACTGAAGAAGCGAGATGAAGAG GTGGCATGCAAGATGGCGCTGCTTCAGAAACAAAACCCTGACCCTCAGAGAAATAATTCAGTGGAAGAATCAAAGAGCAAAGAGCAAGAAAACATTGCAGTGGATG GCTATGACGATGACCAGAGGCCCTGTCCTCCATGCTGGTACACGTTTTCTGACATCTTTTTGAAGTGGGACTGTTGTGGCTGCTGGCGTTGGCTGAAACGGCTGCTGTACACCATCATCATGGACCCGTTTGTTGACCTCACCATCACCATCTGCATCGTTCTCAACACTGTCTTTATGGCCATGGAGCATTATCCAATGACAGAAAAGTTTGAGGAGCTGCTCAGCATTGGAAATCTG GTCTTCACTGGGATCTTCACAGCTGAAATGATACTCAAACTTCTGGCCATGGATCCATACTACTATTTTCAG GTGGGTTGGAACATATTTGATAGCATTATTGTCACCATGAGTCTCGTGGAGCTGGGACTGGCCAATGTTCAGGGTTTGTCGGTGCTGCGCTCCTTTCGACTG ATGCGTGTCTTTAAGCTGGCCAAATCCTGGCCAACCCTCAACATGTTGATCAAAATCATTGGGAACTCCGTCGGAGCTCTGGGGAACCTGACTTTGGTTCTTGCCATCATCGTCTTCATCTTTGCTGTTGTTGGCATGCAGCTGTTTGGAAAAAACTACAAAGACTGTGTCTGCCGCATTTCAGAGGACTGTGAACTTCCACGTTGGCACATGAATGACTTCTTTCACGCTTTCCTCATCATCTTCAGGATTCTATGTGGCGAGTGGATTGAGACCATGTGGGACTGCATGGAGGTCTCGGGTCAGACCATGTGTCTCATTGTCTTTATGATGGTTTTAGTTATAGGAAATCTTGTG GTGTTGAATTTGTTTCTCGCCTTGTTGCTGAGCTCGTTCAGCGGAGACAACCTTTCAGCCTCTGATGAAGAAGGAGAAAACAATCTGCAAATAGCCATCAATCGAATCAACAGAGCTGTGGCTTGGACCAAAGCCTGGATTCTGAAGCACATCCACTCAGTAGTGCAAAAGGAAATAAACTTAGAAGAAAAGAATTGTCAGG ATGCAGGGGATGTAGACAACAGCAATAAAGAGGTTTTAGCTCTGACCTTTGTGTCTTCAGCACTGTCAGCACCTCAGGTCAAAGACGCCATAGGTAACCATAGCAACATCACCAGCAACTACCATAACATCACTTCTTTAAAGGTTCCAATCGCAGAGTCAGAGTCTGACCTGGAACTGCCTGTAAGcgaagatgaggaggaagaagaggaggaggaagaacgACTTTCTCAA TGTGAGGAGTCATCTGGGTGCAGTACCATAGAAGAACCGGTGGTCATTGAAGCAGAGACATATGAGGAGTCAGACGTTCCTGAAGACTGCTATACTGACA AGTGTTACAATCGATGTCCATGCCTGCATATAGATACGTCCCATGGCAGAGGGAAGGCCTGGTATATTTTTAGGAAGACCTGCTTCTCCATTGTTGAGCACAACTACTTTGaaactttcatcatttttatgatCCTCATGAGCAGTGGAGCTCTG GCATTTGAAGACATTTACATGGAGCAGCGCCGAGTCATCAAAACAGTTCTGGAGTACGCAGACCAGGTGTTCACCTATGTGTTTGTGGTGGAGATGCTTCTCAAGTGGGTTGCCTACGGATTCAAGACATACTTCACCAATGCTTGGTGCTGGCTAGACTTCCTCATTGTTGAT GTGTCCCTGGTATCATTAACAGCAAACATCCTGGGATACTCTGAGTTAGGAGCCATCAAATCTCTGAGAACTCTGAGAGCTTTGAGACCCCTGAGGGCCCTGTCTCGTTTTGAAGGCatgaaa GTGGTGGTGAATGCCCTGGTTGGAGCCATACCATCCATCTTCAACGTTTTGCTGGTGTGTCTGATCTTCTGGCTCATCTTCAGCATCATGGGTGTGAACCTCTTTGCAGGAAAGTTCTACTACTGCTTCAACGAAACCTCTCAGGAGATGTTTCAGGCTGAAGCTATCAACAACAAGACTGAGTGTTTGGCTCTGATAGATGAAAACTTGACCGAGGTCCGATGGAAGAACACAAAAATCAACTTCGATAATGTGGGAATGGGCTACCTTTCGCTGCTGCAAGTG gccACATTTAAAGGCTGGATGGACATTATGTATGCAGCAGTGGATTCCAGAGAG GTGGAGTCTCAGCCAATGTATGAGGAAAACCTGTATATGTATGTGTACTTTGTGTGCTTCATCATCTTTGGCTCGTTCTTCACACTCAACCTCTTTATCGGAGTCATCATTGACAACTTCAACCAACAAAAAGCAAAG CTCGGAGGAACTGATCTCTTCATGACAGAAGAACAGAAGAAATACTACAatgcaatgaaaaaaatgggTTCCAAAAAGCCTCAGAAACCAGTTCCCCGTCCTGAG AATCGTTTTCAGGGTTTAGTCTTCGACTTGGTGACAAAACAgttctttgacattttcatcATGGTGCTGATCTGCCTCAACATGGTGACCATGATGGTGGAAACAGACGAGCAGTCCCTTGAGAAGGAAACCATTCTTTACTGGGTCAACCTGGTCTTCATTGTCATCTTCACAACAGAGTGCAGTCTGAAAATCATCGCCCTTCGACATCACTACTTTGCCGTTGGCtggaacatttttgactttgttGTGGTCATCCTGTCCATTGTGG GTCTTCTTCTGGCTGACATCATAGAAAAGTACTTTGTCTCTCCCACACTTTTCCGTGTGATCCGATTGGCTCGCATCGGCAGGATCTTACGTCTCATTCGTGGAGCCAAGGGTATTCGGACACTTCTCTTTGCCCTAATGATGTCATTACCTGCCCTCTTCAACATTGggcttctcctcttcctcatcatgTTCATCTTTTCCATCTTTGGCATGTCTAACTTTGCATATGTGAAGAAAGAAGGCATGATAGATGACATGTTTAACTTTGAAAGTTTTGGGAACAGCATGATTTGCCTCTTCATGATAACCACGTCAGCGGGATGGGATGGTCTGCTGAGTCCTATTATGAACACACCACCAGACTGCGACCCCAATATTGAAAACCCTGGCTCACCAGTGAGGGGCAACTGTGGCAGCCCAGCAGTAGGCATTGTGTTCTTCACCTCCTACATCATCATGTCCTTCCTGGTGGTTGTGAATATGTACATTGCCATCATCTTAGAGAACTTTAATGTAGCCACTGAAGAGAGCAGTGAGCCATTGAGTGAGGATGATTTTGAGATGTTTTATGAAACCTGGGAGAAGTTTGACCCTGATGCCTCACAGTTCATACATTACAA tgagcTGTCAGTGTTCTGTGACGTTCTGCAAGATCCTCTGAGGATTCCTAAACCTAATCATATCAAGCTGGTTACCATGGACTTGCCTCTGGTTCCAGGGGATAAAATTCACTGTTTAGATATATTGGTGGCTTTAATTAAAGAG GTCTTGGGTGACTCTGGAGCGATGGAGACTCTAAAAGCCACCTTAGAGGAGAAGTTCATGGCCAACAATCCCTCAaag